A part of Onthophagus taurus isolate NC chromosome 7, IU_Otau_3.0, whole genome shotgun sequence genomic DNA contains:
- the LOC139430467 gene encoding KRAB-A domain-containing protein 2-like, whose protein sequence is MDSYEGKNQTQTAFVCEEQFADVIRTILESRDSKEKPLWTSVRIEEAITAVEQFKLAPVLKIQRTNKQYYYGKKYDLMEVGSKKTLILKRKSDSDPVVRIVPTEEFYHILRDTHQLTGHGGRDKMLYSLKSKYFIPTSVVLEFLKLCTVCQSKKKFPRKGIVVCPILSSDFNHRGQVDLIDLQSTPDRHYKWLLHYQDHGTKFSFLRPLTS, encoded by the coding sequence ATGGATTCGTATGAAGGGAAAAATCAAACACAGACCGCATTTGTGTGTGAAGAACAGTTTGCTGACGTTATTAGAACGATTTTAGAAAGCCGGGATAGTAAAGAAAAGCCGTTATGGACTTCTGTAAGGATAGAAGAAGCTATCACAGCCGTTGAACAGTTTAAATTAGCACCAGTGTTAAAAATTCAACGAACAAATAAACAGTATTACTACGGAAAAAAATACGATTTAATGGAAGTAGGTAgtaaaaaaactttgattTTGAAGAGAAAATCTGACTCTGATCCGGTTGTGAGAATAGTACCGACGGAAGAATTTTATCACATTCTTCGAGACACCCATCAGTTAACTGGACACGGAGGCCGCGACAAAATGCTGTATAGTTTAAAATCCAAATACTTCATCCCCACTTCCGTCGTactagaatttttgaaactgtGCACGGTATGTCAatccaaaaagaaatttccaagaaaggGAATCGTTGTCTGTCCAATTCTGTCTAGCGACTTCAACCATCGTGGTCAGGTCGATTTAATTGACTTACAATCGACCCCTGATAGACATTATAAATGGTTATTACATTATCAGGACCACGGGACAAAATTCAGCTTCCTACGTCCTTTAACTTCGTAA